TCCGGATTGAGATGGGTGAACGCCGCCATGATAGGCGTAGTCCCCGACCCGGCAATCCGGTCTGCCGAGGCGACCAAGCTAATTTCACCGGCTTCGTCGCGCAGCCTATCGTTAGTCAGCGCTTCGATGGCGAACACCACCTCCAGATCAGCCGGGTCTGCCACCCTATCGAACAAACCCGTCGGCGGAAACCTGCTGGGTACCAAGCGCCAGCAGGGCCGCCAATCTATCCGACTGATTTTCGCTACCACCATTAGGCCCAACCGCACTGCGCATCGAGATATTGGCGCACCACATATAAATCCGCCACCCGCCCGGACAGCATGCGTTGCAACGCGGATTGCCCGGAAAACAGCGCCGCCTGATTGGCTTGATGCAGCCAGCCGTCCGCCGCTTCGGGTTTGGGCAGTAAAATCTGCAAGGCTTTATAAATCCCGAAGATGTAAGACAGCCTTTCCAGTTTATCGGCGTTAAGGCTGGCACTTTCCGGGTTTTTCTTCCATTTAAAATAAGTGCTGCGCGAATCCAACCCCAGTAAAACCATGGCCTGCTCGACATTCAAACCCCAAGCATCGGCAATATTGAAAAAGGTCCGTAATGCCGCACCAGCCACCAGTGCACTGTCGGCCGGTAATGACACTTGAGCGGTAGACAACATAAGTCCTCCAAACAACTTACCTAAACTTTAACTTAAAATAAGTCTATTTATGGACTTTGTCAAAGGGGGTTTGGTTTTATTTTCGGAAAAGGCGTTTGCGTGGGGCGGGCTTTTATTTGGGCAAAACTGAAAATTCGCGGGGTATCTGCGGAACGTTTGGTTAGCGCTTTTTAGGCCATCGATTCGGATTTCGAGCATCATGCACTACAGCCAACACATGTACTAAATCGCCGCGCACCACATAAAACACGCCGAATGGAAAACGCGGGAGGAGTGCGCGGCGAACGCTTGGAATTACCTCGGCATAGAGCAACGGTGCTTGTTCCAGCCTTTTTAGCTGCAGTTCTAAAGCGGCAATAAATTCATCTCCGAGACCGGAACTTTGCGACTCGTACCATTCTTGGGCTTCGCCCGTTTCACGTAAAGCGCGTGCGGAAAACTTTAGGCGGTACGCCATGAGCCATCTTTAAGGCGCGATTTTACTTGATCCCAGGAATAGCCGGACTCCGGATTCCACTCAAACTCAGTCATGCGTCGTTCCAGTTCGGCTTTAAGCTCCGGCGATACTTCCACAGCTTCAGGCACTGCGGCGACGCTGTCCCAAATAAGCTCAACCAGCTGAATGCGTTCCTGCAACGGAAGTTCCAAAATATCGGCAATAGAGATATTGTTCATGGCGGATACTGTATCCATTTTTGGTAAAAATCAAAAGCGACACTTATAAGCGGCCCGACGATTTAAGTTTTTGCACGACTAACTCATCAACTTGATTATTCGGTGTGGCCGGCATTCATAGCGTGGATTGGGGTGACGAAAGCCCGCCTAGGTCCGATTAGCGTTGCATAATCGGACCTGAGGACCTCATAGGCCCACCTTCACATGGCGCAACAAATCGGACACGCCCATGATGTCGAAGCGCTCAGGATGTACCACCCGAAACAGCGAGAGCGTGCAAGCGCCGACCTGCGCCGTGGTCTTTAACGCGGCCAATAGTGCTACAGAGTCGGAGCCAAGGTATTGCATGGACTGGATGCGGTCTGCGTTCTTGTCCATCTTGAGTGTCTGCATAAAGGCCAACTCATTTGGGTGCGCGCCGGAATCGATTGTTCGTTCATACAGAGCTTTCGCCACCGCACCCTCTGCCGCATCTTGGGCAATAGCAAACCTTAGCAGTGCTCCGACTGTGAATTCATCCTTGACCTTCTGTTTCGCAATGGGGTCTTCGCCACGCCGCAACCATGTCTCGCAGGAATCTGGGTGTTTGGACAGATAGAGCCCATAGAGTGCGTTTTCCAAACAGGATCTAAGAAGCGCGTAACCCTCAGGAAGTTGAACGCTCCAACACAGCCGACACGCAGCAAGAAAGTTGGAGTGCGCCCGAACCAAAAAGATACCCGCAAACCAATCCTGGGAGTGATTAAACCCGTCGATTGATTTCCGATACCCAAGATCAACGTCGGACAGACGAGCAACCCACTCCGTGTGATTCGCAAACGTCGCAATTTCGTTGTTACGAGCGGCATCGAAGAATTTCGAAATCTCGTTCACTTCCCAATTTGCTGGTGGCGCCGGAACTGGCATAGCGTCATGAACCCCAACGTAATGCATAAGACATCGTTTGTCTTACAATCCCAGCCATCTGTCGTACAAACCTCATATTAAAACAATTAAATCATTGATTTATAAATTAAAAACTAGGCTTTCCCAAGAAATACAACATTCAGTCAAGGACCTTAAGAACCACCCCAAACTATCACTTTCACGGAAATAAACATTTTGGTTCCTTGTTTTTTGCAAAGATAACCCAAGACCCAAACTAATCAAAGTACATTCCAACGCTCAACCTCTGTCAAATCGGTTTGCCTAGCTGTCCAAGCGCCTCCATACAATTTGAGTTAATCCTGTTCCGATCTCGACTTCCAGGCCGCTCGGGCCACCAGAATCGCCGCCGTTAGAAAACCGACCGTGGTCAGGGTAAAACTGACGCCGGCCTGAATCGGGAAGTGCGGTTCGACCGGTAAAGCGGAGGCCGCCGGCTTGGCCGACAATCCCCTTAGTAAAAACGACAGCGGGTTGAAAAACGCCCCAAAGCAGCAAGCACTCACCATCCAAACCGGCGGCGTGACCGCATACTGCCGAAACAGCAAAAAGAAAATGAACAGAAACTGGGCCATCATCAGGTAATCGATGTGAGCGCGGATAATGTCCGCCCTTTCGACCAAATGGCCGGCCAACGCGCCGTCGGGAAAAAACAGCGTAAAGCCCAATACCCAGGCAATGCTCAAGGCTATCGCCAGGCAAAATATGGCAAACGCCAGTAGGAATACGTTGGTCATCGGTTCGGGTGGAAATGTTTGCTTGCTCATGATTATCCTCAAAGTGATGGGGAGCTTAGCCCCGCTGATTGAATGCCGGTTAAGGCAAACGCCCCAAGCCCGTTGCCAACAACCTGTGCATTGACTAGACTGCCTGGCAAACTGCCGGCGAGCCGGACGCGACAGGAAGCATAAACGATGACCAATACACCACGCTTGTATGAACGTGCTGCGACAATCGACACCCCGTTCGATGCGTTGTGGGACATCAGCGGCGGCCGCACGTTTTTTTGCGGCCCGCTGTTTTACAACGCCAACCACCAACACGGCGCCCCGGTGTTTCTAGCCGGTCTGTATGGGAAATTTCGTTTGAAAGTGGCGGGTAGCGATTGGCTGTCTTGCCGCACTGCGGTGATTCCTGCAGGCGTGTGGCACGAATTGGATGTGGGCGGCGACCCAGTGGCGGTCTTTTACATTGAACCGACCATCGCCGGCACCGAGGCGCTGTTACCTTTAATCCGCGATACCCGCTCGGTGAACGGTGCCTTGGTCGGCAATGGCGGAGAAATCAACTTCATGCGTGAGCTTTACGAAGACCGCTATCAACCAAATTGGACCGCGCAGCCCCTGGCCGATTTGCTGGATTTTTCGAAACGCCGGTCTCAAGCCGACAGGATAGATCCACGCATCAGCCAAATCGTCGAATTTTTATTCGCGCAAGGCGACGACCTAACGTCGGTGATTACGCTGGCCGCGAATGTGGGCCTATCCGCGTCCCGGCTACAACATCTGTTCAGCCAGCAGATCGGCGTGCCGTTTCGCCGTTATCGCAGCTGGAACCGGATGCGGCAGGCGATACAAGAGGTGATCAAGGGCCACAACTTCACGACTGCCGCGCACGCTACCGGGTTTTCCGATTCCTCCCATTTCAGCCATGAATTCCGTAAGACCTTCGGTGCCGCGCCGACGGTGGGCTTGCATAATCTGGCGCGGCGGCAACCTTAGCTTACTTAAACTCCCGCACCAAATCAGCCAAAATCCGCAAGCCTGATTCGGCATCCTCGCTACTGGCGTGGCTGAAATTTAAACGCAACTGACCGCAAGCGTCCACCGCCATCGGTAGAAAGGGTTCGCCGGGCATAAACGCCACGCCGGCTTCGATAGCCTTAGGCAACAGCAGGCGGGTATCGATGCGACGATTCAGCGTCAGCCAGAAAAACAAGCCGCCGGGCGGGGTTTGCCAAACCGCCAAATCCGAAAAGTGCCGACGAAGCGCGGCTTCGAACGCATCGCGGCGCTGGCGGTAATGTTCGGCCAGCGCCACTAATTGCCGGCTGCGCTCAGGATTGTTCAGTTGTTGTAGTACCAGCCATTGGCTAAGGCGATTGCTGTGCAAATCTGCCGCCTGTTTCAAGCGGATCAAAAAAGGCATGAGTTCCTGCGACGCCACCAGGTAACCCAAGCGCAAGCCCGGCGCCAGGCTTTTGGAAAACGAGCCTTGATAAATCCACGGCGCTTGTTGCAACCTGGCGCATACCGGCGTGCGTTCGCAATCGTCGTACACCAGATCACGATAGGGATCGTCTTCGAATAGGGGAATATTGCCGGCATCGCAAGCGGCGGCCAGAGCGGCCCGTTCCCCGGCATCCAGGCAGCGGCCACTGGGATTCTGGAACGTGGGGATCGCATAGGCAAACGCTGGCTTTTCCTGTTGCAACGTATCCAGGTCGGGCGCCCCGGCATCGTAAGCCACGAAGCGGGCGCCGAAAAAGCGGAACACCTGCAAAGCCGCCAGGTAGGTCGGCGCTTCCACGGCCACCGGCGTGCCGGGATCGATGAACAGTTTGGCAACCAGATCGATGCCTTGCTGCGAACCGGACAGGATCAACACTTGTTCAGCCGTGCACTTAACACCCAGGCCTTGCATGTCGGCGGCGATACGCTCGCGCAACTCCGCTTCGCCTTCGCTGGCGCCGTATTGCAACATGTGCTGCGGCATGGCCTCTAGCGTGAATTGCGGGAAGCTGTCCAACGACGGCAATCCGCCGGCAAAGGAAATCATGCCCGGTCTGTCGACAACGGCCAGAATTTCGCGGATTGGTGACGGATGCAGGTCTTGGGTACGGGCGGAAAAGCGGATAGGGTGCTGCGGCGATAATGAGTTCATGGTGGGCATTGATAAATGTCAATAAAGTTGACCTATAGCCATGCTAACGGCTGCCTGCCTATAATGTCAATATGGTTGACCAAATAGCCGCTATCGATAATTCCCCGCTTGATGAAATGCCGACGCCGGAAAGGCGCGAAGCCGCGTTACGTCTGGCGATCGAACAATTTTACTTCGGCTATCGCGCCTTTACCGTACAGCCGGACCGCATCCTGGCCGAGCGCGGGCTTGGGAGAGTGCATCACCGGATCTTGTATTTCGTCGGCCGCAATCCGCGGATTTCCGTGAACGCGCTGCTGGGCATGCTCAGCGTCAGCAAACAAGCTCTGAACGCGCCATTGCGGCAGTTAATGGACATGCAGTTGGTCATGATAGACACGGCCGTGCACGACAAACGGGTACGCGAACTCAGCTTAACGCCGGACGGCGCAGAATTGGAAGCGCAACTGACCGGCACGCAAATGCAACAACTGCAAACGGTATTCGCGCAAGTCGGCGCCGAAGCCGAAGCCGGCTGGCATGAAGTGATGCGCAGCTTGAGTGCACAAGGCTGAAAGCCGACGGAGGCGAAACGACAGTGCGCGAAAAAATCGACGCCATCTACCAAAGCGAATCCCGCCATGTGCTGGCCACCTTGATTCGGCTGCTCGGCGATTTCGATGTGGCCGAGGAAGCGTTGCACGATGCCTTTCGCGCCGCGCTCGAACAATGGCCGCGCGACGGCTTACCGGCCAATCCGCGCGCCTGGTTGGTGTCGGCCGGTCGCTTCAAGGCCATAGACGGCCTGCGCCGGCAAGCCCGCTTCGACGTGCTGGAAGATGCCGATACCTTGGCGGATCCAGCCAGCGAACCCGGCGACACGGATGACGAAGGCCTGGAAGACGACCGCCTGCGGCTGATCTTTACTTGTTGCCACCCAGCATTGTCCCCGGATGCTCAAGTGGCGTTGACGTTGCGCGAGGTCTGCGGCCTGGCCACCGAGGAAATCGCCC
The window above is part of the Methylomonas sp. ZR1 genome. Proteins encoded here:
- a CDS encoding type II toxin-antitoxin system RelE/ParE family toxin; amino-acid sequence: MAYRLKFSARALRETGEAQEWYESQSSGLGDEFIAALELQLKRLEQAPLLYAEVIPSVRRALLPRFPFGVFYVVRGDLVHVLAVVHDARNPNRWPKKR
- a CDS encoding PLP-dependent aminotransferase family protein, with product MNSLSPQHPIRFSARTQDLHPSPIREILAVVDRPGMISFAGGLPSLDSFPQFTLEAMPQHMLQYGASEGEAELRERIAADMQGLGVKCTAEQVLILSGSQQGIDLVAKLFIDPGTPVAVEAPTYLAALQVFRFFGARFVAYDAGAPDLDTLQQEKPAFAYAIPTFQNPSGRCLDAGERAALAAACDAGNIPLFEDDPYRDLVYDDCERTPVCARLQQAPWIYQGSFSKSLAPGLRLGYLVASQELMPFLIRLKQAADLHSNRLSQWLVLQQLNNPERSRQLVALAEHYRQRRDAFEAALRRHFSDLAVWQTPPGGLFFWLTLNRRIDTRLLLPKAIEAGVAFMPGEPFLPMAVDACGQLRLNFSHASSEDAESGLRILADLVREFK
- a CDS encoding AraC family transcriptional regulator gives rise to the protein MTNTPRLYERAATIDTPFDALWDISGGRTFFCGPLFYNANHQHGAPVFLAGLYGKFRLKVAGSDWLSCRTAVIPAGVWHELDVGGDPVAVFYIEPTIAGTEALLPLIRDTRSVNGALVGNGGEINFMRELYEDRYQPNWTAQPLADLLDFSKRRSQADRIDPRISQIVEFLFAQGDDLTSVITLAANVGLSASRLQHLFSQQIGVPFRRYRSWNRMRQAIQEVIKGHNFTTAAHATGFSDSSHFSHEFRKTFGAAPTVGLHNLARRQP
- a CDS encoding addiction module protein, with protein sequence MNNISIADILELPLQERIQLVELIWDSVAAVPEAVEVSPELKAELERRMTEFEWNPESGYSWDQVKSRLKDGSWRTA
- a CDS encoding MarR family winged helix-turn-helix transcriptional regulator, coding for MVDQIAAIDNSPLDEMPTPERREAALRLAIEQFYFGYRAFTVQPDRILAERGLGRVHHRILYFVGRNPRISVNALLGMLSVSKQALNAPLRQLMDMQLVMIDTAVHDKRVRELSLTPDGAELEAQLTGTQMQQLQTVFAQVGAEAEAGWHEVMRSLSAQG
- a CDS encoding MbcA/ParS/Xre antitoxin family protein; translation: MLSTAQVSLPADSALVAGAALRTFFNIADAWGLNVEQAMVLLGLDSRSTYFKWKKNPESASLNADKLERLSYIFGIYKALQILLPKPEAADGWLHQANQAALFSGQSALQRMLSGRVADLYVVRQYLDAQCGWA